A stretch of Kazachstania africana CBS 2517 chromosome 7, complete genome DNA encodes these proteins:
- the RIB3 gene encoding 3,4-dihydroxy-2-butanone-4-phosphate synthase RIB3 (similar to Saccharomyces cerevisiae RIB3 (YDR487C); ancestral locus Anc_3.96) yields MSHFTPIEQALEHFEKNKFLIVMDDESRENEGDLIIAAEQMTEQDMAFLVRHSSGYVCAPMSNDTADRLDLPLMRTNMQYESFDDDRHGTAYTITVDVAEGTTTGISAHDRTLTCNALANPSSTAKSFLKPGHICPLRAVDGGVLKRRGHTEAAVDLCRLSNKQPVGVICELVNDRDGSMMRLDDCVKFSQQFSIPIITIDALVDYIKTSSK; encoded by the coding sequence ATGTCACATTTTACACCAATTGAACAGGCTTTAGAACATTTTGAGAAGAACAAGTTTCTGATTGTCATGGACGATGAAAGTCGTGAAAATGAAGGTGATCTTATTATCGCTGCCGAACAAATGACTGAACAGGACATGGCTTTCTTAGTCCGTCATTCTTCAGGTTACGTGTGTGCTCCAATGTCCAATGACACTGCCGACAGACTCGATTTACCATTAATGAGAACAAATATGCAATACGAGAGTTTTGACGACGATAGACACGGTACTGCGTACACCATAACAGTGGACGTTGCCGAAGGTACTACCACCGGTATATCTGCACATGACAGAACTCTAACGTGCAATGCGCTAGCCAATCCATCCTCCACTGCCAAGTCTTTCTTGAAACCGGGTCACATTTGTCCACTAAGAGCTGTTGACGGTGGTGTTCTCAAAAGAAGAGGCCACACAGAAGCTGCGGTCGATCTTTGTAGACTCAGTAATAAGCAGCCTGTCGGTGTTATCTGTGAACTGGTAAACGATAGAGACGGCTCCATGATGAGACTCGATGACTGTGTCAAATTTAGTCAACAATTCAGCATTCCAATCATCACCATTGACGCCCTCGTCGATTATATAAAgacttcttcaaaatga
- the PAC11 gene encoding dynein intermediate chain (similar to Saccharomyces cerevisiae PAC11 (YDR488C); ancestral locus Anc_3.95) — protein sequence MDRLKELEAKRRQLDELRAKRKQYDLLGQNSPTSREPKTIEMINVSIQTDNIGADTNEAVAAPQKDVITYDKAIQTVDFESMAVSVPENDNEGEGQEDENIIEEEEKMIPDEESNQSASFKGLMPLTIEGEANSILIKPLNIEKVHVSKSNVSGSIRKLTKIENDEISEVDAYCMTIDHNTTNNSSLLVYQIRGNVRTVNKSIVLVVDEDGNVIDKIEFLGQLVSFGYFLKFNITGNYMSMILVTLRGKTILYELYVNENGEWTRNLIIRNYFNSMVWGFHESEYRLIFGDIDGRLKILNSMDLSIYKDVTNLNYSNGIDSAVISVGKTRSENAIFNEQLKRSELLDFGLNVMCICLSPFNEDCLFIGCEDGGIYKVLLNDITSDNHLYVSNDNNGFLPPYEGGVEDEDNDGVLFHSGPVTTLSMKDNGLMISSGMDWRVKLWDTQTNLKLDEIDVGDPVIKSDWIKVPNKLMTISMTNDKILIIEWFFQKNNDTRLPTWERTTPVCHEIRWTIQPSDLDSNFKFTTFHSTTSLTPSTTFLNVQVGFHGNEIRTFEIPVM from the coding sequence ATGGATAGGTTAAAGGAATTGGAGGCTAAGAGGCGACAATTGGATGAATTAAGAGCCAAGAGGAAGCAGTATGATTTGTTGGGCCAAAATTCTCCGACTTCTAGGGAGCCGAAGACTATTGAAATGATCAATGTGTCAATTCAGACTGATAATATAGGAGCAGACACAAACGAGGCCGTTGCAGCTCCCCAGAAGGACGTTATAACATATGATAAAGCTATCCAGACGGTAGATTTTGAATCCATGGCAGTTTCAGTTCCTGAGAACGATAATGAAGGTGAGGGTCAGGaggatgaaaatataatagaggaagaggaaaaaatgATACCTGATGAGGAGTCAAACCAGAGTGCATCCTTTAAAGGCTTGATGCCTCTCACTATAGAAGGTGAAGCAAATTCGATACTGATTAAGCCACTAAATATAGAGAAAGTTCATGTTTCTAAATCAAATGTGTCAGGAAGCATCCGAAAATTGactaaaattgaaaacgaTGAAATTAGTGAGGTAGATGCGTACTGTATGACAATAGATCACAATACTACGAATAACTCGTCATTATTGGTTTATCAAATTCGCGGAAATGTAAGGACCGTTAACAAATCTATCGTCTTGGTTGTAGATGAAGATGGTAATGTTATTGACAAGATAGAATTTTTGGGTCAATTGGTTTCATTTGGGTATTTCCTGAAGTTCAATATTACAGGCAATTATATGTCCATGATATTAGTGACTCTACGGGGCAAGACAATACTGTATGAATTGTATGTGAACGAAAATGGGGAATGgacaagaaatttaatcattagaaattatttcaattctATGGTCTGGGGATTCCACGAAAGTGAATATAGATTAATTTTTGGAGACATTGACGGTCGattgaaaattctgaaTTCAATGGACCTCAGTATATATAAGGACGTAAcgaatttgaattattccAATGGTATTGATAGTGCTGTAATAAGTGTTGGAAAAACCAGAAGTGAAAATGCTATATTCAATGAGCAATTGAAACGATCGGAGTTGCTCGATTTCGGGTTGAATGTAATGTGTATTTGTCTGTCGCCATTTAATGAAGATTGTTTATTTATAGGTTGCGAAGATGGTGGTATTTATAAAGTGTTACTTAACGATATTACAAGTGACAATCACTTATATGTGTCCAATGACAACAACGGGTTCCTTCCACCGTATGAAGGAGGAGTAGAAGACGAGGATAATGACGGCGTACTGTTCCATTCAGGACCCGTGACGACACTTTCCATGAAAGACAATGGTCTAATGATATCAAGCGGTATGGATTGGCGCGTCAAATTATGGGATACGCAGACCAACCTAAAAttggatgaaattgatgttGGTGATCCAGTAATAAAGAGCGATTGGATAAAGGTACCAAACAAGCTAATGACCATTTCTATGACGAATGACAAGATACTGATCATTGAATGGTTCttccaaaaaaataatgacacGAGACTCCCGACGTGGGAAAGAACGACCCCAGTGTGTCACGAAATTAGATGGACAATACAACCATCTGACCTAGACagtaatttcaaattcacaACATTCCATAGTACAACATCGTTGACACCTTCCACTACATTTCTCAACGTACAGGTTGGATTCCACGGTAACGAAATTAGAACATTCGAAATTCCGGTCATGTGA